A region from the Cyanobacteria bacterium GSL.Bin1 genome encodes:
- a CDS encoding ATP-binding cassette domain-containing protein, with protein sequence MTQAAIAVENLNFAWHPQHPILQDCSLKIPQGEFWMLLGNNGSGKSTLLRILAGLLTPQSGTCEVEQPLGFVFQNPDHQLVMPTVGADVAFGLVKENLSWTQVRDRVQEALSAVNLLGWERRPIYALSGGQKQRIAIAGAIARHCPVLLLDEPTALLDPDTQIELVKQVRFLVKSRGITALWVTHRLEELDYCDRAFILEQGKITKEGTPQALKDYVVAVTKDP encoded by the coding sequence GTGACACAAGCTGCGATCGCGGTTGAAAACCTAAACTTTGCTTGGCATCCTCAGCACCCAATTTTACAAGACTGTTCCCTCAAGATTCCCCAGGGAGAGTTCTGGATGTTGTTGGGGAATAATGGCAGTGGAAAATCTACGTTACTCCGGATTTTAGCGGGATTGTTAACGCCTCAAAGCGGAACGTGTGAGGTGGAACAACCGTTAGGATTTGTCTTTCAAAATCCGGATCATCAGCTGGTGATGCCCACAGTGGGTGCCGATGTGGCGTTTGGCTTAGTGAAAGAAAACTTAAGTTGGACGCAAGTGCGCGATCGCGTTCAGGAAGCCTTAAGTGCCGTCAACTTACTCGGTTGGGAACGACGACCAATTTATGCCCTCAGTGGCGGACAAAAACAACGCATTGCCATCGCCGGCGCGATCGCGCGTCATTGTCCGGTTTTGCTCTTAGATGAACCCACCGCCCTCCTCGATCCGGATACTCAAATCGAATTAGTCAAGCAGGTGCGGTTTTTGGTTAAAAGCCGCGGCATTACTGCCCTTTGGGTAACACACCGTTTAGAAGAATTGGATTACTGCGATCGCGCGTTTATTTTAGAGCAAGGAAAAATCACGAAAGAAGGAACACCACAAGCCTTGAAGGACTATGTCGTTGCAGTGACAAAAGATCCCTAA
- a CDS encoding DUF4384 domain-containing protein, with protein sequence MGIDRRNFLQQAGLSLLAWGLSGESFLWLSPAWKRKIQQHAQVLASGSGRKLALLVGINQYGGNGLKGCITDVEQQQELLRYRFGFQSEDILTLTDRAATRNQIVDAFREHLIQQAQPDDIVVFHFSGFGTKAKLPDGSQQGNSSPVINCLVPSDGSTSGRWLQQSNLILENTLATLARSLLTDKVTLVLDTSYLPTGQPLQGNFRVRSLNRSTTSTLSEKDLDFAETLKTELNQIDRTSESLINQAQTLRGVVITATGPQQIATETDWGGFHAGVFTHTLTHSLWEAISASNIQISLTRSAQSIERLLGPQQQPRLFGKDQGQTIVPYYAFSDLFGAEAVITGVEREGNINLRLVGIPPATLKDYGVNSIFSFPGKYGEDSSAEFKLTHHDGLNARARWQQGNTPLQVGQGLQEKIRVIPRNPGLIIALEANLGRIERVDATSAFSSVGEVSALITAGEGSADYVFSKGQALQGNPPIKNIVENGYGLFSVGGMPIPSTVGTQTEAVKSAVMRIVPKLQTLLAAKLCRLTVNDGSSRLGLRATLETLSPQGEATPVISQETFRYRQGREFFFDQQSLPYALAGAFPQIIAGTQIQYRLQNISDRAIYCLLFGVDSGANPLCFYFPDGSAVTDPSQNIQPLQNLQLAPGETRIIPKTEASYDWQVPGPAGLSEIYILGSTQPFTKTLNVISHIPQSKGEGERIIDLPEPLKVMQAVQEDLQAASQVSSELTNSDSNVYALNVNSWATLSFVYQVV encoded by the coding sequence ATGGGTATTGATCGGCGTAATTTCCTACAACAGGCAGGGCTATCGTTATTGGCATGGGGGCTGAGTGGAGAATCATTTTTATGGTTATCGCCCGCATGGAAACGCAAAATTCAGCAGCACGCTCAAGTTTTAGCCAGTGGTAGCGGTCGTAAACTTGCTCTTTTAGTGGGAATCAATCAATATGGCGGTAATGGTCTTAAAGGCTGCATCACCGATGTTGAACAACAACAAGAACTGCTGCGCTATCGCTTTGGCTTTCAAAGCGAAGATATCCTAACGCTAACGGATCGCGCTGCTACCCGTAACCAAATTGTTGATGCATTTCGAGAACATTTAATTCAACAAGCGCAACCGGATGATATTGTTGTCTTTCATTTCAGTGGTTTTGGCACGAAAGCGAAACTGCCGGATGGAAGCCAGCAAGGCAATTCCTCCCCCGTCATTAACTGTCTGGTTCCCAGTGACGGTTCCACTTCCGGTCGCTGGTTACAGCAGAGTAATCTAATTTTAGAAAATACCTTAGCTACCTTAGCGCGATCGTTGCTCACCGATAAAGTGACACTCGTTCTCGACACCAGCTATCTCCCAACCGGTCAACCCCTGCAAGGCAACTTTAGAGTCCGCTCACTCAACCGTTCTACTACTTCCACCCTCAGTGAAAAAGACCTTGATTTTGCCGAAACCCTCAAAACCGAATTAAACCAAATTGACCGCACTTCAGAAAGCCTGATTAACCAAGCCCAAACGCTTCGGGGAGTCGTCATTACTGCCACTGGTCCCCAACAAATCGCCACTGAAACCGATTGGGGAGGATTTCATGCCGGCGTCTTTACCCATACCTTGACCCATTCGCTTTGGGAAGCCATCTCTGCCAGCAACATTCAAATTTCCCTGACTCGCAGTGCCCAAAGTATTGAACGGTTACTCGGACCTCAACAACAGCCCCGTTTATTTGGCAAAGACCAAGGACAGACGATTGTTCCCTACTATGCTTTTTCCGATTTGTTTGGTGCAGAAGCGGTCATTACTGGCGTTGAGAGAGAAGGCAATATCAATTTACGGTTAGTTGGCATTCCCCCAGCGACGCTAAAAGATTATGGCGTGAATTCCATCTTTTCTTTCCCTGGAAAATACGGTGAAGATAGTTCAGCAGAATTTAAATTGACCCATCATGATGGTTTAAATGCCCGTGCCCGCTGGCAACAAGGGAACACTCCACTGCAAGTGGGACAAGGCTTGCAAGAAAAAATCCGGGTTATTCCTCGCAACCCTGGGTTAATTATCGCGCTAGAGGCAAACCTGGGTCGCATTGAACGGGTTGATGCCACCAGTGCTTTTTCGAGTGTGGGAGAAGTCTCAGCTTTGATTACAGCTGGGGAAGGTAGCGCTGATTATGTCTTTAGTAAAGGGCAAGCCCTACAAGGCAATCCCCCCATTAAAAATATTGTGGAAAATGGCTATGGCTTATTTTCTGTGGGGGGAATGCCAATTCCCAGTACCGTGGGGACACAAACTGAAGCCGTTAAATCGGCAGTGATGCGCATTGTTCCCAAGTTACAAACGCTTTTGGCGGCGAAATTATGCCGACTGACGGTTAATGATGGTTCTTCTCGCTTAGGATTACGGGCTACCCTCGAAACCCTTTCTCCTCAAGGAGAAGCAACGCCAGTGATTAGCCAAGAGACCTTTCGCTATCGCCAAGGTCGGGAATTTTTCTTTGATCAGCAATCTCTCCCTTATGCCTTAGCCGGTGCCTTTCCCCAAATTATCGCTGGCACGCAAATTCAATATCGTTTACAAAATATCAGCGATCGCGCAATTTACTGTCTCCTGTTCGGGGTCGATTCCGGGGCAAACCCCTTATGTTTCTATTTCCCCGATGGGTCGGCTGTCACGGATCCTTCCCAAAATATTCAACCCTTGCAAAATCTCCAACTCGCACCCGGAGAAACCCGCATTATCCCGAAAACAGAAGCGTCTTACGATTGGCAAGTCCCTGGACCAGCGGGATTATCAGAAATTTATATTCTCGGCAGCACTCAACCCTTCACCAAAACCCTAAACGTGATTTCTCACATCCCACAATCGAAAGGAGAAGGGGAACGGATTATTGATTTGCCGGAACCGCTAAAAGTCATGCAAGCCGTGCAAGAAGATTTGCAAGCGGCTAGTCAGGTCTCTAGCGAACTAACCAACTCTGATAGCAATGTTTATGCCTTGAACGTCAATTCTTGGGCAACGTTGAGTTTTGTTTATCAAGTGGTCTAA
- a CDS encoding zinc-binding dehydrogenase: MSYQRVVITQFGSSEVLKVIEESELPKPKPGEVRVKVLASGVAFTDIMIREGKYPGIKEKPPFSPGYDLVGVVEQLGEGVKQLQVGQQVADLMVIGAHSEYVCVPESRLIPVPEALDAAEAVSLVLSYVTAYQMLHRIATIQEGQRILIHGAGGAVGTAMIQLGNLLNLEIYGTASQAKHELVTRLGATPINYKTEDFVERIYELTGNGVDAVFDPIGGDTLKRSFRILRDHGILVSYGFYNAVMGKEGNILWDLFRLQLWNLLPNRRSTAFYSIAGLREKQPTWFAQDLTTLFDLLKQRKIKPMIAQRIALSEVKHAQELIAEAKVQGKVVVEMTGT, from the coding sequence ATGAGCTATCAACGAGTTGTAATTACCCAATTTGGATCATCGGAGGTCTTAAAAGTAATCGAGGAAAGTGAATTACCCAAACCGAAGCCAGGAGAAGTGAGAGTTAAAGTTTTGGCGTCAGGGGTAGCGTTTACCGATATTATGATCCGTGAAGGCAAATATCCAGGGATTAAGGAAAAACCGCCCTTTTCTCCAGGGTACGATCTGGTGGGTGTGGTTGAGCAGCTGGGGGAAGGAGTAAAGCAGCTACAAGTGGGCCAACAAGTGGCGGATCTGATGGTGATTGGAGCTCATTCAGAATATGTCTGTGTGCCGGAAAGCCGCTTGATCCCAGTTCCAGAAGCGCTTGATGCAGCCGAAGCAGTGAGTCTAGTTCTCTCTTATGTCACGGCTTATCAAATGTTACATCGAATTGCCACAATTCAGGAGGGTCAGCGCATTCTGATCCATGGTGCAGGGGGGGCGGTGGGCACGGCAATGATTCAACTGGGGAATTTACTGAATTTAGAGATTTATGGCACGGCTTCTCAAGCGAAACACGAGTTAGTTACCCGTCTGGGTGCCACCCCAATCAACTACAAAACAGAGGATTTTGTGGAGCGCATTTATGAGTTGACCGGCAATGGTGTCGATGCCGTGTTTGATCCCATTGGTGGCGATACCCTTAAACGCTCATTTAGAATTCTACGAGATCATGGCATTTTGGTCTCTTATGGCTTTTACAATGCAGTGATGGGCAAAGAGGGGAATATTCTCTGGGATTTATTCCGACTCCAACTCTGGAATTTACTGCCCAATCGTCGTTCTACCGCCTTTTATTCCATTGCGGGATTACGAGAAAAACAACCGACTTGGTTTGCGCAAGACTTAACCACGTTGTTTGACTTACTCAAACAAAGAAAAATTAAGCCAATGATTGCCCAGCGCATTGCCCTTTCAGAGGTTAAACACGCTCAGGAATTAATTGCAGAGGCAAAAGTTCAGGGAAAAGTGGTGGTGGAGATGACAGGGACCTGA
- a CDS encoding Photosystem I reaction center subunit II, whose translation MSELLSGQTPIFGGSTGGLLTAAETEEKYGITWTSSKEQVFEMPTGGAAIMREGENVFYFARKEQCLALGTQLRTKFKPKIEDFKIYRIYPNGEIEYLHPKDGVFPETVNEGRPYVGKIDRKIGANPDPATVKFSGKEPYEV comes from the coding sequence ATGAGTGAATTACTTTCTGGACAAACTCCTATATTTGGCGGTAGTACGGGCGGCTTGCTAACAGCTGCTGAAACTGAAGAAAAATACGGTATTACTTGGACCAGTTCTAAAGAACAGGTATTTGAAATGCCCACAGGTGGTGCGGCAATTATGCGTGAAGGAGAAAATGTTTTCTACTTTGCACGCAAAGAACAATGTTTAGCATTAGGGACTCAATTGCGGACAAAATTTAAGCCTAAAATTGAGGACTTCAAAATTTATCGGATTTATCCCAATGGGGAAATTGAATATCTCCATCCTAAAGATGGTGTCTTCCCAGAGACTGTCAATGAAGGTCGTCCTTATGTGGGTAAAATTGACCGTAAAATTGGCGCCAATCCTGATCCGGCAACGGTTAAGTTTTCTGGGAAAGAACCCTACGAAGTTTAA